GAGTAAACCTCTCCAGGCTAGGACAAAGACACGACCTAAAACTTTGATCAACACTAGGAGTGATCCTTCTGGCATGTTGTGCAAGCAAGTTGAACATAATGCTGAAGTGAGAACGTCTGAGAATGTTGTGCCAAAGAGTTCACCAGATGCTTTTCCATACAAAAAGAGGAAGGTTGAAGATGAAAATCCAACCCTTAGTCCAAGTCGCGAATTCCCAATGGAGAAGGAGTTAGATGAAAAGGGGGAAAAACTCAGGCAGGATAAAGGAGTCAATAGATGCAGGAAGATTACTGAGGTGACTAAAGGACCCAATGCAGTAAGTGTTCATCCATGACAAACATAATTTTAACTTGTTTCTTGAAGGATCAATCCTAAATGGATGGAATGAATCAGACGCACCATAGCTTCAGTATCTGCTTGCTTGGCTTGTTGAGTAACATACTGATGACAATATTGTAGGAATCTGGAAGGTTCACCATTTTGATCATTAATTAGTTTATCATCAAAATTCTTCACGTTTCCTcttcattttaattatttggtaAAAAATGATAGTATTATTACTTACTCTTCATTAATGTAGGATGCTGAGAGATCATTGCATTCTTTTCCATATAAGAAGAGGAAGCTTGGAGATGAGAAGTTGGTCACTAATAGAAGATCAGATCCAGTAAGTGTCACCCGTGATAGTTGCCATCATAAATGTCTTTCTTACAAGACTAACCCAGATGGGACAAATGAAATTAGATACACTATAACATCTGTTATCTGCTTGTTTGTTGAGTTGAGAAAAATAACCACACAAATATTGTAATAGTATGATTCATCAGTAAATATTATGATATTGAAGTTCTTTTTTGCCTCATTATTTGGATAAAATGATGGGAGTCCTTCCTTAATCACTCCTTAAATGTTGAATGATAAGGGATCATTATCACATTCTTTTCCATTTAAAAAGGGGAAGATCAATAGGAGTTTGAGCATTAGTCAACCTAACAAATCCCTTAAGGACAAGGAATTTGACAAGGAAGTGGCAAAAGTCAGACAGGACGAGAGCAGAGTCAAAACACCTGGGGGAGTTATTGAGGTGACTGAAAGACCAGATGCTGTAAGTCTCATCCGTAACTGTTATCATATTTCATCTACTTATGTGAAGGATTAATCCTTGACTGGGAAAAACAAATCAGATACATATTAATTATTCTGCTTGGTGTGTTGAGACTGAGAAATAATCACCCCctcatttttgttgtttctgCAGGAAAGAAGGAGGTGGTTTAAGAAAACGGTTGGTTCTGCTTTTCTAATACTTGCTACAGATTCCTGGCTCTAGGCTTTTGGCACATTTAAGTTTACATggaaaatatctttttcttaattggATAATAAAGAAGGAGCTGGTATCTCTTCCTAAAGAACACAAAAACAGAATTTATGGAAGTTTGTtcacattttcctttttggAAATCTTGGTATCTTGCACCCGGTGCTACTGGATTTAATTCAGTCCAAACAATTTATCAACACATCACAACAGTTTGTATCGTATACTTGTATCATACAGATATAATGTGAAATCAATGTTGTgcatttttttcataaaaaaataattctagGATTGGGACCAAAGATTGCGGGACGCACAGGAGATGGGTACTCTGGTCTTGCTTAGTAATCTGGATCCATCCTTTGCCTCCATTGACGTAGAGGTATATATTATTCAGATTTGcaactccttttttttttttggatatttctACAGAAGGGATCTCGCTTCAATGTCAATATTGCTCATTAAACTGTTGACGACTGATTCAACCAATTATGCTTCTAACCAACTTCATGGAAATTCCAACGAGCAAATGATATAGTTTGTTATGACATATTTTTAAAGTCTGCTATGTCTTGTGTGTGGAAATGGATTATGTATAGATTCAGAATGGATATGACAGACAAACTGAAGTGAGATGGGAGTTATTTTTTTCCCACTTAGGAGTAAAGTTGGGTGTCGATTTTATATTATCAGTTTTTCTCTAATGATGGTCctcgtttttttttcttcaaatttttcAGAACATAGTTTGGTCTGCTCTCCGAATGAAGGTTGACGCAAGGATAATAGAACAGAGTGTGAAATCCAATGATTACTATGGTATTTACATATTTAACTATAtaaccattttttttattttattattggtCTTTCATTTTGGTTACAAAAAAACTCCCCATACATAATATGATAATATGCCTTTTTTGATGCTTAACttatgatttgatttgatttgattttttttatcattggATGACAGGTAGAGCACTGGTTATTTTCAAGACAAAAGATAAAGCTGAGTATGCAATGTCTGAGTTTAATAGGAGATGCCTTGTTCTTGGGGATGGAAGGCAATTCATTCATTGTT
The Arachis stenosperma cultivar V10309 chromosome 7, arast.V10309.gnm1.PFL2, whole genome shotgun sequence genome window above contains:
- the LOC130941991 gene encoding protein ANTI-SILENCING 1-like; the encoded protein is MLCKQVEHNAEVRTSENVVPKSSPDAFPYKKRKVEDENPTLSPSREFPMEKELDEKGEKLRQDKGVNRCRKITEVTKGPNADAERSLHSFPYKKRKLGDEKLVTNRRSDPGKINRSLSISQPNKSLKDKEFDKEVAKVRQDESRVKTPGGVIEVTERPDAERRRWFKKTDWDQRLRDAQEMGTLVLLSNLDPSFASIDVENIVWSALRMKVDARIIEQSVKSNDYYGRALVIFKTKDKAEYAMSEFNRRCLVLGDGRQFIHCSICLDCNNDNIILFFLKHTPKTLSLAGLSVPETEL